A section of the Leptospira kobayashii genome encodes:
- a CDS encoding proline--tRNA ligase: MKASSYLIPTTKDDPQDAVVASHKLMLRAGLVRKSSSGLYSYLPLGLRILKKIENIVREEMNDAGALEFQLPILTPSEIWKESGRWDKMGKEMFRLRDRHDSESCLGPTHEESFCVLVKPMVRSYKDLPINVYQIHTKFRDEIRPRFGVIRSREFTMKDAYSFHLDDESLDETYQKMRATYRKIFARLGLSTIPVQADSGNMGGSASEEFMVVSPIGEETLTLCDSCGYSGNIEKTPVVIVKNPKPINEEEKVVETPGQKSIADVANFLSIQPENCLKAVALSYDGKYVLVFLRGERELNENKLKNHLNANELRPMSQSELTQLGLVAGFIGPGLAPSKDLLVLVDSLVDWNESYVAGANEFDKHRKGVTLSKYFKSEEVQVLDLSQSLPGDPCPNCNSPLKAEKGIEVGHIFKLGQKYSKAFDITVLNDKGKATTTTMGCYGIGVNRCMATVIEQCNDDKGIYWPISIAPFEVCLVSIAKNPEDIAKIEKIYSALKTSGVEVLWDDRDLGPGFKFKDSELIGFPVRLTVGKGFLEKNEITILNRKTMEETTHHFTTEENFVSEVKTLLGNLRKELAAKLP, encoded by the coding sequence ATGAAGGCTAGTTCTTATCTAATTCCCACAACCAAAGATGATCCCCAAGATGCGGTCGTCGCTTCCCATAAATTGATGTTACGCGCAGGTCTTGTGCGTAAGTCTTCTTCCGGTCTTTATAGTTATCTACCTTTGGGTTTAAGGATTTTGAAGAAAATCGAAAACATTGTTCGGGAAGAAATGAACGATGCAGGTGCACTTGAATTTCAACTTCCGATTTTGACACCGAGTGAAATCTGGAAAGAGTCGGGACGTTGGGATAAGATGGGTAAAGAAATGTTTCGGTTGAGGGATCGTCATGATAGCGAGAGTTGCCTCGGGCCCACCCATGAAGAATCGTTTTGTGTTTTGGTTAAACCGATGGTTCGTTCCTATAAGGATCTACCGATCAATGTATATCAAATTCATACTAAGTTCAGAGATGAAATCCGTCCCCGTTTCGGTGTGATTCGTTCTCGTGAGTTTACTATGAAAGATGCTTATTCCTTTCATCTGGACGATGAATCTTTGGATGAAACTTACCAAAAGATGCGTGCGACTTACCGCAAAATATTCGCTAGGTTGGGACTTAGCACGATTCCAGTGCAAGCTGACTCGGGAAATATGGGTGGTTCTGCGTCGGAAGAATTTATGGTGGTGTCCCCCATCGGAGAAGAAACGCTTACCCTTTGCGATTCTTGCGGTTATTCCGGTAATATAGAAAAGACTCCCGTTGTTATTGTAAAAAATCCTAAACCTATAAATGAAGAGGAAAAGGTCGTTGAAACTCCGGGACAAAAATCCATTGCGGATGTTGCGAACTTTCTTTCGATTCAGCCTGAAAATTGTTTGAAGGCGGTTGCTCTCTCTTATGACGGAAAATATGTCTTGGTTTTCCTTAGAGGTGAGCGCGAGTTAAATGAGAATAAACTGAAAAACCATTTGAATGCAAATGAGCTGCGGCCGATGTCTCAGTCGGAACTCACGCAGTTAGGTTTGGTGGCGGGATTTATCGGACCGGGATTGGCTCCGTCGAAGGATTTACTCGTGCTTGTGGATAGTTTGGTGGATTGGAATGAATCCTATGTGGCAGGCGCAAATGAGTTTGATAAACATAGAAAAGGCGTAACTCTATCCAAATATTTTAAATCGGAAGAAGTTCAAGTTTTGGATCTTTCCCAAAGTCTTCCGGGTGATCCTTGTCCGAATTGCAATTCTCCCCTTAAAGCGGAAAAGGGAATCGAAGTAGGTCATATTTTCAAACTGGGACAAAAATATTCCAAAGCATTTGATATCACGGTTTTGAATGATAAAGGGAAGGCGACCACTACAACCATGGGTTGTTACGGAATTGGAGTGAATCGTTGTATGGCGACTGTTATCGAGCAGTGCAATGATGATAAAGGAATTTATTGGCCGATCTCCATCGCGCCTTTCGAAGTATGTTTGGTAAGTATTGCAAAAAATCCCGAAGACATTGCAAAAATAGAAAAAATTTATTCCGCGTTGAAAACAAGCGGGGTAGAGGTGCTTTGGGACGATCGTGATCTTGGTCCCGGTTTCAAGTTCAAAGATTCCGAATTGATCGGATTTCCTGTTCGACTAACAGTAGGTAAAGGGTTTCTTGAGAAAAATGAGATCACAATACTCAATCGGAAGACGATGGAGGAGACGACTCATCATTTCACAACAGAAGAGAACTTTGTGTCGGAAGTGAAAACTCTTTTGGGAAATTTAAGGAAAGAACTGGCAGCTAAGTTGCCTTAA